Proteins found in one Cricetulus griseus strain 17A/GY chromosome X, alternate assembly CriGri-PICRH-1.0, whole genome shotgun sequence genomic segment:
- the LOC100755253 gene encoding developmentally-regulated GTP-binding protein 1-like isoform X2: MHLKKSREGDMGTLVKIAEIEAKIAWTQKNKATAHHLGLLKARLAKLRRELITPKGGGGCGSEEGLDVAKTDDARIGFVGFLSVCKSTLLSNLAGVYSEVAAYKFTTLTIVPGVIRSKGAKIQFLDLPGIIEGAKDGKGRGRQVIAVAPTCNLILIVLDVLKPLGHKKIIENELGGFGIRLNSKPPNIGFKKKDKGGINLTATCPQSELDTETGKSILAEYKIHNVDVTLCSDATSDYLIDVVEGNRVYIPCIYVLNKIDQISIEELDIIYKVCH; the protein is encoded by the exons ATGCATCTGAAGAAGAGCAGGGAGGGTGATATGG GGACCTTAGTGAAGATCGCGGAGATCGAAGCCAAGATAGCCTGGACTCAAAAGAACAAGGCTACAGCTCATCACCTTGGGCTGCTTAAGGCTCGCCTTGCTAAGCTTCGAAGAGAACTCATCACCCCTaaaggtggtggtggttgtgggtcAGAAGAAGGTTTAGATGTTGCTAAGACAGATGATGCTCGAATTGGGTTTGTGGGTTTCCTGTCTGTTTGCAAGTCAACTCTGCTGAGTAACCTAGCAGGAGTGTATTCTGAAGTGGCAGCTTATAAATTCACTACTTTGACCATTGTGCCTGGTGTCATCAGATCTAAAGGAGCCAAGATCCAGTTCCTGGATCTCCCGGGTATTATTGAAGGTGCCAAAGATGGGAAAGGCAGAGGTCGTCAAGTCATTGCAGTGGCCCCAACATGTAATTTAATCTTGATTGTTCTGGATGTCCTAAAACCATTGGGACATAAGAAG ataattGAAAATGAGTTGGGAGGTTTTGGGATTCGATTGAACAGCAAACCCCCCAACATTGGCTTTAAGAAGAAAGACAAGGGAGGCATTAATCTCACAGCCACTTGCCCTCAGAGTGAATTAGATACTGAAACAGGGAAGAGCATCCTGGCTGAGTACAAAATTCACAATGTTGATGTGACTCTGTGCAGTGATGCCACATCTGATTACCTCATTGATGTGGTAGAAGGAAACAGAGTTTATATCCCCTGTATCTATGTATTGAATAAGATTGATCAGATCTCCATTGAGGAATTGGATATTATTTATAAGGTGTGTCACTGA